Proteins co-encoded in one Lentisphaera araneosa HTCC2155 genomic window:
- a CDS encoding histidine kinase N-terminal 7TM domain-containing protein, protein MSNIYSFLPFVAFLSNAVLLGVGLHRGMSKRVHRDYVYFMACVTAWTFGDFLNWNWSQMPHEFTMTIYRLQVPSYTFLAYFFMRFIYSMVGKEEDWFYKNFYVIPLTVSLVGVFTPYMVYSYTPVWWGLRHEPGILFIPAAIICVFAPAQYALCILLNFKTAKDKNERSQRKLMIAGCCFVLYVGMYTDLVAPHFMGEGSTIQAAGSTVAIMAYCMHRAISKYYMLPFSLGDLVYELFQSSEQGVLIVNSKEEVTDMNPVALRMLCLDRPGEYQNDARRSLKELIPEVVESSYSKRVEIIRERNGQDIVLKLHINKHSRVAEQDSGWVIVATDVTKERIQRDRLEGDLVLVRERSAELEEQLMSLSEKTSVQNDIAELDRRSQLLDQLLSSLSSRLESFDLKNDLDREGFNKLKLSLSYLYNEYSYESFDVKKIFSEFFNKLKIDDGNEKIEIELPHRDFLVRSSPANFIQLFSMFEALWRLESVKNKLKLRMSVEDLGPECRLNFYFAYPNRAVKADGTQEFENKDFKSLEELFLQCFALSRVSNFKAQQKNPYEKEISFDFLVPLAK, encoded by the coding sequence ATGTCAAATATTTATTCTTTTTTACCATTTGTAGCCTTTTTGAGTAATGCCGTTTTGTTGGGTGTTGGCCTGCACCGTGGTATGTCCAAAAGAGTTCATCGTGATTATGTCTATTTTATGGCCTGTGTTACGGCGTGGACTTTTGGCGATTTTCTGAATTGGAACTGGTCGCAGATGCCACATGAATTTACGATGACGATTTATCGCCTACAGGTTCCATCATACACTTTCTTAGCTTATTTCTTCATGCGTTTCATCTATTCTATGGTAGGCAAAGAGGAAGATTGGTTTTATAAAAATTTCTATGTCATCCCACTGACAGTTTCTCTGGTTGGGGTCTTTACTCCTTATATGGTTTATTCATATACTCCCGTATGGTGGGGGTTGAGGCATGAACCAGGAATATTGTTTATCCCTGCGGCCATCATCTGTGTTTTTGCGCCGGCTCAGTATGCCTTATGTATCTTGTTGAATTTTAAAACGGCTAAGGATAAGAATGAGCGTTCACAGCGTAAGCTGATGATTGCGGGTTGTTGTTTTGTCTTGTATGTAGGTATGTATACAGATTTGGTCGCCCCTCATTTTATGGGAGAGGGATCAACTATTCAGGCGGCAGGGTCAACAGTTGCGATTATGGCTTATTGCATGCACCGCGCTATTTCAAAATATTATATGTTACCATTCTCTTTAGGTGATCTAGTCTATGAGTTGTTTCAATCATCTGAACAAGGTGTGTTGATTGTTAATTCAAAAGAAGAAGTCACTGATATGAACCCAGTGGCTTTGAGAATGCTGTGTTTGGATAGGCCAGGTGAATATCAGAATGATGCGAGACGCTCTTTGAAAGAATTGATTCCAGAGGTAGTGGAGAGTTCCTATAGCAAGCGAGTTGAAATTATTCGTGAACGCAATGGTCAGGATATAGTGTTAAAACTTCATATTAATAAGCACTCTCGAGTGGCGGAGCAAGACTCAGGTTGGGTTATTGTGGCGACTGATGTCACAAAAGAAAGAATTCAAAGAGATCGCTTAGAAGGTGACCTAGTACTGGTGCGTGAGCGAAGTGCTGAATTAGAAGAGCAATTGATGTCCTTGTCGGAAAAAACTTCAGTACAAAATGACATAGCAGAGTTAGATCGGCGATCGCAGTTATTGGATCAGCTTTTAAGTAGTTTGAGTAGTAGGCTGGAGTCTTTCGATTTAAAGAATGATTTAGATCGCGAAGGATTTAATAAGTTGAAACTTTCTCTGTCCTACCTTTACAATGAGTACTCATATGAATCCTTTGATGTTAAAAAAATATTTTCTGAGTTTTTTAATAAGTTAAAGATAGATGATGGAAATGAAAAGATTGAGATAGAGCTTCCCCATCGGGACTTTTTAGTGCGAAGTTCTCCAGCAAACTTTATACAGCTGTTTTCGATGTTTGAGGCCTTGTGGCGATTAGAATCGGTTAAAAATAAACTTAAGCTTAGGATGTCGGTAGAGGACTTGGGGCCAGAGTGCAGATTGAATTTTTACTTTGCTTACCCTAATAGGGCGGTGAAGGCAGATGGGACGCAAGAATTTGAAAATAAAGACTTTAAATCATTAGAAGAATTATTTCTTCAGTGCTTTGCTTTGTCTCGTGTGAGTAACTTCAAAGCACAACAAAAGAACCCTTATGAAAAAGAAATTTCTTTTGATTTTCTAGTGCCTCTGGCTAAGTAG
- a CDS encoding O-antigen ligase family protein encodes MLDHYQKLKFAERGLILCISVLLFFCPLYFGLNFGQNAVELSPLDLFSWIYTSAWPLQVLTIASLCCLLFTIVVYPQRLAKEVQNIYIFVPWFALLLALFPGGVSTTEKAFLNQYVTHVVMVFSLSLSVWIVVNQHSKVRILFVGAIFCGACKSIFNGVYQYFYGFQQNVQSIQQSSLVDLGDFKGRAQETLLYADFVLSNSYAAHLVLVFGIFLYMLTHILKSFVVDNKRILMWTITLALPLVFCLLITRSRGAFVAFFIASVITFSLKFKASKRYSVWGALVLLMLVSYPSLSKIGSVIVRGEYARVSLEMFQEKPLGAGMGEFRNDYLLHKIPGAEGTVLPHNMSMSIIGQNGISGLIAFALFVGIFIYLSKVLADEEWGLNHFIYWGLLAWFIHAQLDFNFFIPGTLATFAVMLALIKRPNEMEGALGKRWSSGINILLLCLSACVILFVKDLYSLHRFSLTHDKFFGAAVIDYRFAKVGNTSLNHCDYCIEEIEQDNLGYCLSCGVLGDSKYMSAESIVEECQVLDALMERPDIWKMASKKFLIMYFRQKNIQSQGGIVDEVAMEQYLLESERSMEKAVSAEPRYGVNYMTLAELQFQRKKSPELVMETLQKGLNLAPDSRRGHNLVLSYGDYYRRLGVDFKKEVLSSHLKLEEISLAGPRFNRLRGRELTVEEMQKIDISSNKMKQINLLLLREFKNEKELLIQYEKVVKLLEQLKERV; translated from the coding sequence GTGCTTGACCATTATCAAAAATTAAAGTTCGCCGAAAGAGGCTTAATACTTTGCATCTCAGTTTTATTATTCTTTTGTCCTTTGTATTTTGGTTTAAACTTTGGTCAAAATGCCGTTGAGCTTAGTCCTCTTGATTTATTTTCATGGATTTATACCTCTGCGTGGCCTCTTCAGGTTCTAACCATCGCATCCTTATGTTGCTTGTTATTTACCATTGTTGTCTATCCTCAGCGCTTAGCGAAAGAAGTTCAAAATATCTACATTTTTGTTCCTTGGTTTGCCCTACTTTTAGCGCTGTTTCCTGGAGGGGTGAGTACGACAGAAAAGGCATTTTTAAACCAATATGTGACTCATGTAGTTATGGTTTTTTCATTGTCACTCTCTGTGTGGATTGTGGTGAATCAGCACTCGAAAGTTCGTATACTCTTTGTAGGTGCAATTTTTTGCGGGGCCTGCAAATCTATATTTAATGGTGTGTATCAATATTTTTATGGTTTTCAACAGAATGTACAGAGCATTCAACAATCTTCCTTGGTTGATCTAGGAGATTTTAAAGGTCGAGCACAAGAAACTTTACTCTATGCCGATTTTGTCTTGTCAAATAGCTATGCGGCGCACTTGGTTTTGGTTTTTGGGATATTTCTCTATATGCTGACGCATATCCTCAAGTCATTTGTAGTGGATAATAAAAGGATTTTGATGTGGACTATTACTCTAGCTCTTCCTTTGGTCTTTTGTCTATTGATTACTCGGAGTCGGGGGGCGTTTGTAGCGTTTTTTATAGCGAGTGTGATTACTTTTTCACTTAAATTCAAAGCTTCTAAACGCTACAGCGTTTGGGGAGCTCTAGTCCTGCTCATGTTAGTTTCTTATCCGAGTTTATCAAAAATTGGTTCGGTGATTGTAAGGGGAGAGTATGCAAGGGTAAGTCTGGAGATGTTTCAAGAGAAGCCTTTGGGTGCAGGGATGGGCGAGTTTAGAAATGATTATCTCTTACATAAAATTCCAGGAGCGGAAGGAACAGTTTTACCGCATAACATGTCTATGTCAATTATTGGGCAAAATGGCATTTCGGGACTTATCGCATTTGCTCTTTTTGTAGGTATATTTATTTATTTGTCTAAGGTCTTGGCGGATGAAGAATGGGGCTTGAATCATTTTATTTACTGGGGCTTGTTGGCGTGGTTTATTCATGCACAATTAGACTTCAACTTTTTCATTCCTGGTACCTTAGCGACTTTTGCAGTGATGTTGGCTTTGATAAAGCGTCCAAATGAAATGGAGGGTGCTTTAGGTAAAAGGTGGAGTTCGGGCATTAATATTTTACTTCTTTGTTTGTCGGCCTGTGTGATTTTGTTTGTTAAAGACCTCTATTCACTGCATCGTTTTTCACTCACCCACGATAAATTTTTTGGTGCAGCAGTTATTGATTATCGCTTTGCAAAAGTAGGAAACACTTCATTAAATCATTGCGATTATTGTATTGAAGAAATCGAGCAAGATAATCTTGGTTATTGCCTTTCATGTGGCGTATTAGGTGACTCTAAGTATATGTCTGCAGAAAGTATTGTTGAAGAATGCCAAGTTCTTGATGCCTTAATGGAGCGTCCTGATATTTGGAAAATGGCCAGTAAGAAATTTTTAATCATGTATTTCAGGCAAAAGAATATTCAGTCTCAGGGTGGAATTGTCGATGAAGTCGCTATGGAGCAATATTTATTGGAGTCTGAGCGCTCGATGGAGAAGGCCGTTAGTGCTGAACCACGCTATGGAGTAAATTATATGACTCTTGCAGAATTACAGTTTCAAAGAAAAAAATCACCAGAACTTGTAATGGAGACTCTGCAGAAGGGGCTGAACTTAGCACCAGATAGCAGGAGAGGGCATAATTTGGTTCTCAGCTATGGTGACTATTATCGTCGTTTAGGCGTTGACTTTAAAAAAGAAGTTTTATCAAGTCATTTGAAGTTGGAGGAGATTTCTTTGGCGGGCCCAAGATTTAATAGACTCAGGGGTCGAGAATTGACGGTTGAGGAAATGCAAAAAATAGATATTTCAAGTAATAAAATGAAGCAAATAAACCTGCTTTTGTTACGAGAATTCAAAAATGAAAAAGAGCTGTTGATTCAGTATGAAAAAGTCGTGAAGTTGCTAGAGCAGCTCAAGGAGAGAGTGTGA
- a CDS encoding ABC transporter ATP-binding protein — MIELNSLSKSFGNGRGIHQVSFTVPEGSIMGFVGHNGAGKTTTFKILTGLMDPDSGSATIDGIPVKPRNLKKLKQSVGYMPDIFGVYERMTVWQYLDFFGAAYRIPRKLRKERILKALDLTRSGDMVDYQVASLSRGMRQRVGLAKTILPDPKVLILDEPAGGLDPQARIEMREVVCELRDVGKTIILSSHILPDLGNMCDLVGIINKGNMEAFGKLDDITESLTDKKTYVIEVHKDDLGNAQQFLSNMGSIKDIQLREQQISFSCDKEEDLGAKVLAYLIENNIRVNSFKLQELELEEMFMQLAAK; from the coding sequence ATGATAGAATTAAACTCATTAAGTAAATCGTTTGGTAATGGACGTGGTATTCATCAGGTTTCATTTACCGTTCCTGAGGGTTCAATAATGGGCTTTGTTGGTCACAATGGAGCAGGGAAAACCACGACATTTAAGATTTTAACGGGGCTAATGGACCCTGACTCGGGTAGTGCCACGATAGATGGGATTCCTGTAAAGCCGCGAAATCTAAAGAAGTTAAAACAGAGTGTGGGTTACATGCCAGATATTTTTGGTGTTTATGAGCGCATGACTGTATGGCAGTATTTAGACTTTTTTGGAGCGGCTTATAGAATCCCACGCAAACTAAGGAAAGAGCGTATTCTCAAAGCCTTAGATCTGACGCGCTCTGGCGATATGGTGGATTACCAAGTGGCCTCATTGTCGCGTGGTATGCGTCAACGTGTCGGATTAGCAAAGACAATTTTGCCAGACCCCAAAGTTTTGATTTTGGATGAACCTGCAGGTGGTTTAGACCCCCAAGCTCGAATAGAGATGCGTGAAGTTGTCTGCGAATTGAGAGATGTTGGTAAAACTATTATTCTCTCATCTCATATTTTGCCTGATTTGGGGAATATGTGTGATCTTGTTGGTATCATCAATAAAGGTAATATGGAAGCCTTTGGTAAATTAGATGATATCACGGAGTCATTGACAGATAAAAAAACTTACGTTATCGAAGTTCACAAAGATGATCTAGGTAATGCGCAACAGTTTTTATCGAATATGGGATCAATAAAAGATATTCAGCTTAGGGAGCAGCAGATTTCGTTTTCTTGTGACAAAGAAGAAGATCTTGGAGCTAAAGTCTTGGCGTACTTGATTGAGAATAATATTCGAGTCAACTCATTTAAATTACAAGAGCTCGAGTTGGAAGAAATGTTTATGCAGTTAGCTGCTAAGTAG
- a CDS encoding ATP-dependent Clp protease proteolytic subunit produces the protein MYFRLEDEEKKKEQDPGGMMKEMLDTRTIIIAEEISPELSRRVLSQLILLNKRSEKEPIYVYINSGGGCADSGFTIYDMLQFFKAPVFTVCSGMCASAAILIFLAAKKGKNFSLPNSRFMLHQPSTGVRGTASDIEITAEEINKTRVRYNQIVADVCNKPLEEVSKDADRDFWMSPAEAKKYGMVSKVITSFAMLK, from the coding sequence ATGTATTTTCGTTTAGAAGATGAAGAAAAGAAAAAAGAGCAAGATCCTGGTGGAATGATGAAGGAAATGCTTGATACGAGAACGATTATTATTGCGGAAGAGATTTCGCCAGAATTATCACGTCGTGTTTTAAGTCAATTGATCCTGTTGAATAAGAGATCCGAGAAAGAGCCTATTTATGTTTACATCAATTCTGGTGGTGGTTGTGCGGACTCTGGTTTCACAATTTACGATATGCTTCAATTCTTTAAAGCGCCAGTTTTTACTGTTTGTAGTGGGATGTGTGCAAGTGCCGCAATTTTAATTTTCTTGGCGGCTAAAAAAGGCAAAAACTTCTCTCTTCCTAACTCACGTTTTATGCTGCATCAGCCAAGTACTGGAGTAAGAGGTACAGCTTCTGATATTGAGATTACAGCGGAAGAAATTAACAAGACTCGCGTAAGATATAATCAGATTGTTGCCGATGTTTGTAATAAACCTTTGGAAGAAGTTAGTAAAGATGCGGATCGTGACTTCTGGATGAGTCCTGCAGAAGCGAAGAAGTACGGCATGGTGTCAAAAGTTATCACTTCTTTTGCAATGCTTAAATAG
- a CDS encoding RHS repeat-associated core domain-containing protein, translating into MVFGWTGMYKDPFTGLYHTHFRDYDPIHNRWLSEDPSGYADGLNLYASYIGMDFRDPLGLEALSDDMLEEILGKLQNIADDVMSMTHPSDLRSKANIGSWYHTQYQLAVEKLPEKYLKFIMVEQSINSA; encoded by the coding sequence ATAGTTTTTGGCTGGACTGGCATGTACAAAGACCCCTTTACTGGGCTGTATCATACGCATTTCCGTGACTATGACCCAATCCATAATAGATGGTTAAGTGAAGACCCTAGTGGTTACGCTGATGGATTGAACTTGTATGCTAGTTATATCGGTATGGACTTTCGTGACCCGTTAGGTCTTGAGGCATTGAGTGATGATATGCTTGAAGAGATACTGGGTAAACTTCAAAATATAGCTGATGATGTAATGTCTATGACTCATCCAAGTGACTTGAGATCAAAAGCTAACATAGGGTCATGGTACCATACACAATATCAATTAGCTGTTGAAAAGTTACCCGAAAAATATTTGAAATTTATAATGGTTGAACAAAGTATAAATAGTGCGTGA
- a CDS encoding ABC transporter permease — protein sequence MFIFDTSATKRLIPMLINPVFMAELRSKTLGNPRFLLWTFSTCNAISIVLLIVLSSGYATHLGQNSVEYGAVIYQLGLTVLIAPGVCASSISEDVNSGNLLFIRMSRIGAFRYVMGKLYAGFIYIFFIMACSIPVIFSLNFLQDGRGGNLLPMIWLLASTSLCFICASLFFSSISKTSAGATAASYIFAFTITLGTLSVLLFADKLGEELMRNILMINPVAGGLRNTDRMFTDFLEGSFWQINVVFLIATSALLSILGAMKVGRLMSRRKA from the coding sequence ATGTTTATTTTTGATACATCAGCAACCAAGCGTTTGATTCCGATGTTGATTAATCCTGTTTTTATGGCCGAACTAAGAAGTAAGACGCTAGGTAATCCACGTTTTCTTTTGTGGACCTTCTCAACCTGTAATGCCATTAGTATTGTTTTGTTGATTGTTCTCTCGAGTGGTTATGCGACTCATTTGGGGCAGAATTCTGTTGAGTATGGCGCGGTTATTTATCAATTGGGCCTGACGGTGTTAATAGCGCCAGGAGTTTGTGCGAGTTCAATTTCGGAGGATGTGAATTCGGGAAACTTATTATTTATTCGTATGAGTCGTATTGGGGCTTTTCGTTATGTTATGGGTAAGCTTTACGCAGGCTTTATTTATATTTTCTTTATTATGGCCTGCAGCATTCCGGTTATTTTTAGTCTGAACTTCTTACAAGATGGACGAGGAGGCAACTTATTGCCGATGATATGGTTGCTAGCCAGTACTTCACTTTGCTTTATTTGCGCGAGTTTATTCTTTTCGTCAATTTCAAAGACGAGTGCAGGTGCCACTGCTGCTTCCTATATTTTTGCCTTTACGATCACGCTCGGAACTTTGTCTGTACTTCTTTTTGCCGACAAATTGGGTGAAGAGTTAATGAGAAATATTCTTATGATCAACCCAGTAGCGGGTGGATTACGTAATACAGACCGAATGTTCACAGATTTCTTAGAAGGTTCATTTTGGCAAATTAATGTGGTGTTTTTAATTGCTACTTCAGCTTTGTTATCAATTTTAGGTGCCATGAAAGTTGGACGGCTCATGAGTAGGAGGAAGGCATAA
- a CDS encoding IS256 family transposase has protein sequence MHHSTQENSSVLLEMIQQVTENGESGMLEAMRVLLNEAMKVERSNSLEADPYERNESRLGYANGYKNKTVNTRLGAMKLNIPQVRGEIDFYPSSLEKGLRSERALMTAMAESYIQGTSTRKVTKLLEKICGLSVSKSQVSRVVTELDESLEKWRNRPLGKYSYLLVDARYEKVRVDKTVRDCALLIAYGIDESGKRSVLGTSVSLSEAEVHWRNFFLSLNARGLHGLKMITSDSHSGLKAALKTVFGSIPWQRCQFHLQQNAGAYVPKKAMRSEVAQDIRDIFNAPSKLEAERLLKLTCLKYEEKASHLSEWMESALPEGFSVFDLERSCWTKLRTTNMVERQNREILRRTRTVSIFPNEASLLRLASAILMELDETWIATKRVYLSV, from the coding sequence ATGCACCACTCTACACAAGAAAACAGTAGCGTCTTATTAGAAATGATCCAACAAGTTACAGAAAACGGCGAAAGCGGAATGCTTGAAGCGATGAGAGTTTTATTAAATGAAGCGATGAAAGTGGAGAGAAGTAATTCTCTTGAAGCTGATCCATATGAACGTAATGAAAGTCGCTTGGGTTATGCTAATGGCTATAAAAATAAAACTGTAAACACTCGACTTGGAGCAATGAAGCTTAATATCCCTCAAGTCAGAGGTGAAATTGATTTTTATCCAAGTTCTTTGGAGAAAGGCTTGCGAAGTGAACGAGCTTTAATGACAGCTATGGCAGAGAGTTATATTCAGGGGACATCGACTAGAAAGGTGACTAAACTTTTAGAGAAAATATGTGGTCTATCTGTAAGTAAATCACAGGTATCCCGTGTGGTAACTGAGCTAGATGAGAGTTTAGAAAAGTGGCGCAACCGTCCTTTAGGTAAATATTCTTATCTTTTGGTGGATGCGAGATACGAGAAGGTTAGAGTAGATAAGACTGTTCGAGATTGTGCTTTACTTATTGCCTATGGAATAGATGAATCAGGAAAACGTTCAGTCCTCGGAACAAGTGTTTCTTTAAGTGAAGCGGAAGTTCATTGGAGGAACTTTTTTCTGTCATTGAATGCTCGAGGACTCCATGGCCTCAAGATGATTACCAGTGATAGTCATTCGGGCCTAAAAGCAGCGTTAAAGACTGTATTTGGTTCTATCCCATGGCAGAGATGTCAATTTCACTTACAGCAAAATGCTGGTGCTTATGTCCCTAAGAAAGCTATGCGCTCAGAAGTAGCTCAAGATATTAGAGATATCTTTAATGCACCTTCAAAGCTTGAGGCTGAAAGGCTTTTAAAGCTTACTTGCTTAAAGTATGAAGAAAAGGCTTCACATTTATCTGAATGGATGGAATCTGCACTTCCTGAAGGCTTTTCTGTATTCGATCTCGAGCGTTCTTGTTGGACAAAACTGAGAACGACCAATATGGTTGAAAGACAGAATCGAGAAATTCTCAGGCGAACTAGAACCGTATCTATATTCCCAAATGAAGCTTCACTTCTTAGATTAGCATCCGCTATTCTTATGGAATTAGATGAAACCTGGATAGCTACAAAAAGAGTTTATCTATCTGTTTAA
- a CDS encoding DUF7408 domain-containing protein, whose translation MKYLLYILLMSTVLAQDLRMTNAFVKQNDSMKVASQSSAVMSVNFENKTNKREDVELIFFNSSYPLNTWSYKFSLAPKTHSSREFPFKLDANSREMKLQFKKGDRIINQITSKVFTNNIETILVIDDLLNTKYLKASFFKSSQRLVNTVATIPVTWVELKNVDILIINKPPQSQLTNESLKVISQYVNNGGSLLVTHPKTMAHIYDLGFGELLPAQFLSLVKKSDSRVMLKKSYTNLTSSQGFDFMKVKLLDGSHVMLRDSKDILVAAKPVGLGLSFFYALPLAQDALGKESKNIAEFMKFFISYSRRLVMPSDKGDSSLERYTSSMSGMVAPRSSGLFMILLIYGSCVFVIFLLARILKKVQYSWALVASVSVLFSFYLISGRDKMIKVPTESKQLQLSFSHDVKDGLTENVFSVYEIGAGNLSFDSAMGNTKVLNLSTFEKPKAAGSRVMSVVSSNEGQKTEVDIEGLSVNFLKISSDKQNISLGETEVEAETWRNFAQWKEGGVSQAKEALKLGINEQGLVLDSNEIKGIFLGNNGVISLNKDELSKEILEPLCEGLGRTQVAFCKSETVEADSARLSLQPVVLIPKSKKVKVPSEFVGLFFTDFQNLWDINRNKLTKTATGGMNRCGFRVQVPVELSGLKVKEIELHVKVDSTFPHKLVLIDKKKRHNFKGSKLTYVMPKTRHVNELYFDLEIAFATGSGLQTIKEFTLKEFNISLKGELP comes from the coding sequence GTGAAGTATTTATTATATATATTATTAATGTCGACGGTCTTGGCTCAAGACCTGAGGATGACAAATGCCTTCGTCAAGCAAAATGACTCAATGAAAGTAGCTTCGCAGTCCTCGGCGGTGATGAGTGTTAATTTTGAAAACAAGACTAATAAGCGAGAAGATGTTGAGTTAATATTCTTTAATTCTTCTTACCCTTTAAACACATGGAGCTATAAATTTTCCTTAGCACCAAAAACGCATTCTTCGAGAGAATTCCCCTTTAAATTAGATGCGAACTCTAGAGAGATGAAGTTGCAGTTTAAAAAGGGTGATCGAATAATTAATCAAATTACCTCTAAGGTTTTCACCAACAATATTGAAACGATTTTAGTTATAGATGACCTGCTAAATACAAAATATCTAAAAGCATCTTTCTTTAAATCTTCTCAGAGATTAGTGAATACTGTAGCTACAATTCCAGTCACTTGGGTGGAGTTAAAGAATGTTGATATACTCATTATTAACAAGCCACCTCAATCACAGTTAACAAATGAATCATTAAAGGTTATCTCTCAGTATGTCAATAATGGAGGTAGTTTATTAGTCACACATCCTAAAACTATGGCGCACATTTATGACTTAGGTTTTGGTGAGTTGTTACCTGCACAATTTCTATCTCTAGTGAAAAAAAGTGACTCCCGTGTCATGTTAAAGAAATCTTATACAAACTTGACGAGTTCCCAGGGTTTTGATTTTATGAAGGTGAAATTACTCGATGGTAGTCATGTCATGCTAAGAGATTCGAAAGATATCTTGGTGGCCGCGAAACCAGTGGGTTTGGGTTTGAGCTTCTTTTATGCATTGCCTCTGGCTCAAGATGCTTTGGGTAAAGAATCAAAAAACATAGCTGAATTCATGAAGTTTTTTATTAGTTACAGCCGTCGATTGGTTATGCCTTCTGATAAGGGAGATTCGAGTTTGGAGCGCTATACATCGAGTATGAGTGGGATGGTTGCTCCACGCAGTAGTGGCTTGTTTATGATCCTTTTAATTTATGGTTCATGTGTTTTTGTCATTTTCCTTTTGGCTAGAATCCTTAAAAAGGTTCAGTACTCTTGGGCTCTAGTCGCGAGTGTATCTGTTTTGTTTAGTTTTTATTTGATTTCTGGGCGAGACAAAATGATCAAAGTGCCCACAGAGTCGAAGCAGTTACAGTTATCTTTTTCTCATGATGTAAAGGATGGTTTAACAGAAAATGTATTCAGTGTATATGAGATAGGCGCGGGGAATTTAAGTTTTGATTCAGCAATGGGGAATACTAAAGTTTTAAACTTAAGTACTTTTGAAAAACCTAAAGCCGCTGGCTCTCGCGTAATGAGCGTTGTCTCATCAAATGAGGGTCAAAAAACTGAAGTGGACATTGAAGGCTTAAGTGTAAATTTCCTAAAGATCAGCTCTGATAAGCAAAATATTAGCTTAGGAGAAACTGAAGTGGAAGCTGAGACTTGGCGTAATTTTGCTCAGTGGAAAGAGGGCGGGGTGAGCCAGGCGAAAGAAGCCCTGAAACTTGGTATTAATGAACAAGGCCTAGTTTTGGATTCAAATGAAATCAAAGGAATTTTCTTAGGTAATAATGGGGTGATATCTTTGAATAAAGATGAGCTCAGTAAAGAAATTTTAGAGCCATTATGTGAGGGTTTGGGTCGCACGCAAGTGGCCTTTTGTAAGAGTGAAACAGTCGAAGCCGATTCGGCACGACTTAGCTTGCAGCCAGTTGTCTTAATCCCAAAATCTAAAAAGGTAAAAGTTCCAAGTGAATTTGTCGGACTTTTCTTTACAGATTTTCAAAATCTGTGGGATATCAATAGAAATAAGCTGACTAAGACCGCTACTGGGGGGATGAATCGCTGTGGATTTAGAGTGCAGGTGCCTGTTGAACTTTCAGGTTTAAAGGTAAAAGAGATTGAATTACATGTTAAGGTTGATTCCACTTTTCCTCACAAGTTGGTTTTAATCGATAAGAAAAAACGTCATAATTTCAAAGGCAGTAAGTTGACTTACGTGATGCCCAAAACGAGACATGTTAATGAATTGTATTTTGATTTAGAAATAGCCTTTGCAACGGGTTCTGGATTGCAGACCATAAAAGAATTTACATTAAAAGAATTTAATATTAGCCTAAAGGGAGAACTACCATGA